GGGCGGTTTCCACCAGTACCTGCCATGCCGTCAGCGCCACCAGGGGCAGGGCGGCGGCATGTTCCATGTCGATGTTGTCGGGTTTCAACGCCAGCGCGTCTTCATGCACCGCGATCAACTCGGCGAAGCTGCCGATGCGCGCGTCGGGCGCACGTGCATAAACCTCATCGCCGGGTTTGAAACCGCTCACGGCGGCACCCACCTGGATCACCACGCCGGCCAGGTCATTGCCCAATATCAGCGGGAATGCATACGGCAGGATCAGCTTGAACTCGCCCGTTCTGATCTTCGAATCCAGCACGTTGACGCTGGCGGCGCGCACTTGGACCAATACGTCATGGTCGCCCACCTCAGGCGTGGGAACCTCGCCGATGCGTCCGTTGTGTTTGCCGTAACGGTCGATCAAAAATGCCTTCATGGTGATTCAACTCTCAGTGCGCCGAAGTGAGTGTAGTGCGGTTTATGCCTTGGCCGTGTAGCGCTCGGCCACCTGGGATTGCTTGATCTGCGCGAGCAAGCCCTGGCGGGCGCCCTGCAAGTCATCCCAACGCGCAGCGTCCTGCAAGGGCGGAATGGTCACTGGCTCGCGACGGTCGAAACCGACCAGCGCGGCATCGACCAGGTCGCCCACTTCCATGATCTCGCTGAGGGTGTTGATGTCGATGCCGGCACGATCCCAGATTTCGGTGCGCGTGGCGGCCGGCAGTACGGCTTGTACGTAGACGCCTTTGGGCGTCAGTTCCAGGCTCATGCCCTGGGACAGGAACAACACGAAGGCTTTAGTCGCGCCGTATACCGTCATGCCGAATTCCGGCGCCAGGCCCACCACCGAGCCGATGTTGATAATCGCGCCGTCGCCGGCCTGGGCCAGGCGTGGGGCGATGGCGCTGGCCAGCCGCACCAAGGCGGTGGTGTTGAGCGTGACCAACTGCGCCACGCTGTCGGTGGACTGTTCGATAAAGCTACCGGACTGCGCGGCGCCGGCGTTATTGACCAGGATGCCGATCGCCGCGTCATCGCGCAGACGGGTTTCTACGCGGTTCAGGTCGCTGGTTTGGGTCAGGTCGGCCTGGATCACGTCAACATTAACGTTGTGCGCCTCGCGCAACTTGGCTGCCAAGGCGTCCAGTCGCCCCTTGTCGCGAGCGACCAATACCAGGTCGTGCCCACGTTGGGCAAAGCGCGCGGCGTAGGTGGCGCCGATGCCGGTGGAAGCGCCAGTGATAAGAACGGTCTTGGAGCTGCTCATGAATGGATCCTCGAATACAGGGGAGGGCGACGTGCGCCATGCCGGCAACAATTTGCGTTGGCGGTTTTATGATGTCGACCATAATCAAAGCTGTCAACAGTTTTGATTATGGTCGTAATCATAGTATGCTCAGGCCATTGTTTTAGGCCGTAGAGGGACAGGTCCATGAAAATCACCAAGACGCAATCGGCTGCCAACCGCGCGCATATCGTGCAGACGGCTTCAGAGCTGTTTCGCGAGCGTGGCTACGATGGGGTGGGGGTG
This region of Pseudomonas asgharzadehiana genomic DNA includes:
- a CDS encoding SDR family NAD(P)-dependent oxidoreductase yields the protein MSSSKTVLITGASTGIGATYAARFAQRGHDLVLVARDKGRLDALAAKLREAHNVNVDVIQADLTQTSDLNRVETRLRDDAAIGILVNNAGAAQSGSFIEQSTDSVAQLVTLNTTALVRLASAIAPRLAQAGDGAIINIGSVVGLAPEFGMTVYGATKAFVLFLSQGMSLELTPKGVYVQAVLPAATRTEIWDRAGIDINTLSEIMEVGDLVDAALVGFDRREPVTIPPLQDAARWDDLQGARQGLLAQIKQSQVAERYTAKA